In a single window of the Nilaparvata lugens isolate BPH chromosome 1, ASM1435652v1, whole genome shotgun sequence genome:
- the LOC111064157 gene encoding high mobility group protein I-like isoform X1 — protein MNLLWLKMSDENGVVTEKRRGRPAKPAAEVTAKPVEEKEVKETKEVAAKKRGKAAAVEKPEKEEEEVKKTEEEPPAKRGRGRPPKKGKKAAAAKPKGATSSTGRGRGRPRKTDKKEEEDEEEEETNGEPEDEENGDEEKSD, from the exons atgaatttattatgg tTAAAAATGTCTGACGAAAATGGAGTGGTCACCGAGAAGAGGCGTGGACGCCCTGCAAAACCCGCTGCAGAAGTCACAGCAAAACCTGTAGAG GAGAAAGAGGTAAAGGAGACTAAAGAGGTAGCAGCAAAGAAAAGGGGGAAGGCTGCAGCTGTTGAAAAACccgagaaagaggaggaggaagtgaagAAGACTGAGGAGGAGCCCCCCGCAAAGAGGGGACGAGGCAGGCCCCCCAAGAAGGGCAAGAAAGCAGCAGCAGCTAAA cCTAAGGGCGCTACTAGCTCGACCGGCAGGGGAAGGGGTAGGCCACGCAAAACCGAcaaaaaagaggaggaggatgaagaggaagaagaaactaACGGTGAACCTGAGGATGAAGAGAACGGCGATGAAGAAAAATCCGACTAA
- the LOC111064157 gene encoding high mobility group protein I-like isoform X2 encodes MNLLWLKMSDENGVVTEKRRGRPAKPAAEVTAKPVEETKEVAAKKRGKAAAVEKPEKEEEEVKKTEEEPPAKRGRGRPPKKGKKAAAAKPKGATSSTGRGRGRPRKTDKKEEEDEEEEETNGEPEDEENGDEEKSD; translated from the exons atgaatttattatgg tTAAAAATGTCTGACGAAAATGGAGTGGTCACCGAGAAGAGGCGTGGACGCCCTGCAAAACCCGCTGCAGAAGTCACAGCAAAACCTGTAGAG GAGACTAAAGAGGTAGCAGCAAAGAAAAGGGGGAAGGCTGCAGCTGTTGAAAAACccgagaaagaggaggaggaagtgaagAAGACTGAGGAGGAGCCCCCCGCAAAGAGGGGACGAGGCAGGCCCCCCAAGAAGGGCAAGAAAGCAGCAGCAGCTAAA cCTAAGGGCGCTACTAGCTCGACCGGCAGGGGAAGGGGTAGGCCACGCAAAACCGAcaaaaaagaggaggaggatgaagaggaagaagaaactaACGGTGAACCTGAGGATGAAGAGAACGGCGATGAAGAAAAATCCGACTAA
- the LOC111064157 gene encoding high mobility group protein I-like isoform X3, protein MSDENGVVTEKRRGRPAKPAAEVTAKPVEEKEVKETKEVAAKKRGKAAAVEKPEKEEEEVKKTEEEPPAKRGRGRPPKKGKKAAAAKPKGATSSTGRGRGRPRKTDKKEEEDEEEEETNGEPEDEENGDEEKSD, encoded by the exons ATGTCTGACGAAAATGGAGTGGTCACCGAGAAGAGGCGTGGACGCCCTGCAAAACCCGCTGCAGAAGTCACAGCAAAACCTGTAGAG GAGAAAGAGGTAAAGGAGACTAAAGAGGTAGCAGCAAAGAAAAGGGGGAAGGCTGCAGCTGTTGAAAAACccgagaaagaggaggaggaagtgaagAAGACTGAGGAGGAGCCCCCCGCAAAGAGGGGACGAGGCAGGCCCCCCAAGAAGGGCAAGAAAGCAGCAGCAGCTAAA cCTAAGGGCGCTACTAGCTCGACCGGCAGGGGAAGGGGTAGGCCACGCAAAACCGAcaaaaaagaggaggaggatgaagaggaagaagaaactaACGGTGAACCTGAGGATGAAGAGAACGGCGATGAAGAAAAATCCGACTAA
- the LOC111064173 gene encoding glycine-rich cell wall structural protein 1.8-like: MFGPFGVTFSQSTASSNAGANAAGNGGYGGGPGYGGAGGFGGAGSEAGAGAEASSSAGGFGGSRAAANAGSGSSAGLGGYNQGNGFGGNYGGGYGGGFPPSNAASNAGASASSNSEGGYGGLGPLYSGGKQGKPSGYSPHHKPQGPPHHGPPGPPHHGPSGPPHHGPPGPPHHGPPGPPHHGPPHHPPSGNLYGGHGHHHNHEHHSGGSGYGQGNGGYLGQGSHSSSQGGGIGHEQNSYGGGSFGSGSHHKKPDSNYQGGGGSSYGGSSGSGAEASAGSSSSGGSGSSGYNEGAGSSHHEKGDNYEQKVMEVFGSEGGDGPFSSGSKYGSSGSGASSQSGASSASHEGGHYGSSGHETGSSSSSSASANAGAGSYGEGDSSGNTGSYTNEEGQFDLDVREKNPNLTKKLIFT, from the coding sequence ATGTTTGGACCGTTTGGCGTGACATTTTCCCAGTCAACAGCCAGCAGTAATGCGGGAGCAAATGCAGCAGGAAATGGAGGATATGGCGGAGGACCAGGATATGGAGGAGCTGGAGGATTTGGAGGAGCTGGGTCAGAAGCAGGAGCTGGAGCTGAAGCAAGCTCCTCTGCTGGAGGTTTCGGGGGATCTCGGGCAGCCGCAAATGCTGGCAGTGGATCATCAGCAGGGCTAGGAGGGTATAATCAAGGAAACGGGTTTGGAGGAAACTATGGAGGGGGCTACGGAGGTGGATTTCCTCCATCCAATGCAGCCAGTAATGCGGGTGCTTCAGCATCATCAAATTCAGAAGGTGGATATGGTGGCTTGGGTCCACTCTATTCAGGTGGTAAGCAGGGCAAACCATCTGGCTACTCACCACATCACAAACCCCAAGGGCCACCCCATCATGGCCCCCCAGGGCCACCCCATCATGGCCCCTCAGGGCCACCCCATCATGGCCCTCCAGGACCACCCCATCATGGCCCTCCAGGACCACCTCATCATGGACCACCACATCATCCACCATCAGGCAACTTGTATGGAGGACATGGTCATCACCATAACCATGAACATCATTCAGGAGGAAGTGGATATGGACAAGGCAATGGTGGTTATCTAGGGCAAGGAAGCCACTCATCCTCTCAAGGTGGAGGTATTGGACATGAACAAAATTCTTATGGGGGAGGATCTTTTGGTTCAGGTTCACATCACAAGAAGCCAGACTCCAATTACCAGGGAGGAGGTGGTTCATCTTATGGAGGATCTTCAGGATCTGGAGCAGAAGCATCAGCAGGTAGCTCTTCATCTGGAGGAAGTGGATCATCAGGCTACAATGAAGGTGCTGGCTCCAGCCATCATGAAAAGGGTGATAATTATGAGCAGAAGGTAATGGAAGTGTTTGGATCAGAAGGAGGTGATGGTCCATTTTCTTCAGGTAGTAAGTATGGTTCATCAGGAAGTGGTGCTTCAAGCCAATCAGGAGCCTCATCAGCTTCACATGAAGGTGGACATTATGGGTCATCAGGACACGAAACTGGCTCTTCGAGTTCTTCATCTGCATCAGCAAATGCTGGCGCAGGAAGTTATGGTGAGGGAGATTCATCAGGTAACACAGGAAGCTACACAAATGAAGAAGGACAGTTTGACTTAGATGTTAGAGAAAAAAATCCAAATCTCACAAAAAAACTCATTTTTACATAA